The sequence below is a genomic window from Rudanella lutea DSM 19387.
ACCGGTTGTTGCTCAACCTTCGGGAGAAGGCCTGCCGGTCCGCCGATTGGCTGAATCGTTTGAGTAGGCAGTCTCGACCATACTATCATAAAACGCCGAACGGGGAGCAGAGCTCCCCGTTCGGCGTTTTGGGTAATCGATGAGTTAAACGAGGAAAGAGAAATTTCGGGTTCAGGAAAGCGCGTCCGGCATTAGCGAACGGCTACAGTTTCAGCCCAACCGACAGATAGCCCGTGCGGCCATCGGCTGGCAGCAAACCCGGACCGGGATAGCCACCCGCCCGGCGGGTAAAGTAGCGCTCATCGGTGAGGTTGTTGACACCCGCCCGGATGATGTAGCGTTTTTTCAGATTGAGCGATGCCGACAGGTCGAACACCCGGTAGGCAGGGATCAGGCCGGTTTGGGCGTTGGCCGACGCCTTCTCGGTATTGTTGGCGTCGCTGTATGCTTTGCCTACGCGGTTCATTAGGGCTGTGAGTGTGAAGCCCCGGTATGAGTAGTTGACACCGAAACGACCGATAAATTCGGGCGCATTTTCAACAAAGCGGTCGCGGAGGTTGGTTTCGTTCACCTGTCCGTTGGTTACGCTCGTCGTGCGGAGGTTACGGTAGCGGGCATCCGTGAAGCCAAGCGAGGTAAACAGGCTCAGGTAGCCCACCGCCGACCGGCCCGCCAGAGCTACAATCGGGTCAAACTCCAAGTAGGCTTCCACTCCCCGGCTCACGCTCCGGCCAATGTTGGTGCGGTACTGATACGTACGACCGGCTTCGTTCACGAGCGACAGGGTACCAATCCGGTCGTTGTAATTCACGAAGTAATAGCTCACGTCGAAGTTGAGGTAGTTGCGGAACTTACCCCGCACCCCGGCATCAACCGAGTAGCCACGGGCGTCGCGCAGGTTAGGGTCAACCACAAAATCAGTTACGGCGGCTGGCGTCAGGTCGGAGAACAGGACCGGGCGGTAGGCCTGCGACGCGTTGGCGTACAGGCTGATATCCTGAGCCAGTTTGAATTCGGTGCCGATGCCAGCCAGTAAGAACTGACGCGAACTCTGCTGAGCAACCCGATTTTCGGAGCCGTTGGCTGCAAAGCTCAACCGGCCGCTGATGTCGTTCTGGAGCGATTCGAGCCGCAGACCGGGCGTAACCGTCCAGCGCTTGTTCAGGCGGAACATCGATTCGGCAAAGGCCGCCACGTTGGTCACACGCAGGCTCAAATCGCGCGGAAACAGTTCGGTTTGCAGGTCGAGGTTAAAATCGCTACCCCGGTCGCCCCGACCCTGCTGTGTACGGTGGGTGTGCCCGTTGAAGTATTTCACGCCCGTAGCCAGTGCATGTTGCTGACCGAGCCAGTTGTACCGGCTCACAAGGCGTACCTCGCCACCCCAGTTTTTGTATAGGTCGCGGTCGATTTGGCGGTTAGCCTGTTGGCCTGTTGCGTCAGGAGCGTCGGTCGTGGTTATGGCCGATGTAAAGCCGATGCTATTGCGTTCTCCAATCAGTCCGTGCAACGTTGCGGTCAGTCGGGTATTGTCGCTGAAGGCGTATTCGGCCTTGAGGGTCGGTACGGTCCAGGGCGTGCTAAACCAGTTGCGGGCGCGGCTGCTTTGGCGGGCATCCTGCGCAAACTGAGCGTCGGTAAGGCCGCCGGGTTGCTGGCTTTCATTATACAGTTGCGATACCTCAAAACCCAGCCGGAGCTTGTTCGTCACGGCGTACGAAATAGACGCGAACCCGTTGAAAATGCCGTAGCGGCTGTTCTGCCGCCATCCATCGGCCCGCCGGTAATGGACATAGGCATTGTATTGCAACCGGCCTGAGGTACCACTCACCCGGTTGTATGTCGAAAACATACCGTAGCTTCCCACACTTTGCTGGGTTTCAAAGCTGAAGGGTTTATCCTGCGCGGCTGGCTTAAGTACGTAGTTGAGCAAGCCACCAAACTGCGGCCCATACTGCAACGATGCTCCACCCCGCACCAGTTCGATACGCTCCACGGCTTCCATCGGTGGGTTGTAATACGCTTCGGGGTAGCCAAACGGATCGGAGCTAATGTCGACCCCGTTCTGACGCACGTTGAATTCCCATGAGCGGTTCGGGCTGAGTCCACGCACCGATACGCCCACCTGCATACCTGATCCGTCGCTTTCCCAGACCATCACGCCCGGTGTTTTGCTGAATACCTGCCGACTGTTGTTGGTCACGAGGTTGGCATCCAGGGCGGCCAGGTTAATCACTTCTGATTTTTTACCGGCATAAATCGCCGTTGTGCTTATTTCGGGGAGGGTTTCGCGCTCACGCAGTCCCTTTGCTGCCCGAATCCGAACCTCGGCTAATTGCAGAATGCTTTCCTGAACGGTCAGGGTCAGGGTCGTTGTTTCAGACCGGCGAACCTCCACTTTCTGCTCCAGCGGCTGAATACCCACGCCCGAAGCAACTAACGTGTATGTGCCGGTTGGCAGGCTACGAAAATCGAAATTGCCATTGGCGTCGGTGCTGAGTGCCCGGACGGTACCTTTCAGTTGGATGGTCAGACCGGCGGCTGGTTCGCCGTTTTGGTCACGAATCTGGCCCTGAAGCCCTCCGGTTGTTACAGGGCCTTCGTTGTCGTCGGCAAAAACGGTCGGGGTGCCCGAGGACTTAGCCAGTGCCGTTGGCGCTGTGTATGAGATGAACGGTAAAAGAAAACTATATAGGAGTGCTGTCTGACGGAGTTGCATTTCTTTAGACTCATTTTAAACAATGCAAAAGTATAAGGTCAAACGCTTTCCCACAACAGTTGTTTAGAAATAATCTGAATAAGGATAGGTGGGCCGTTGATTGGTTACAGTCGGTAGAACGCAAAAATACGGGTGGGGAAAGAGGAGCTTCGGGCCGATTCCCGATATTCGTGCCGCAACCGTAATTCATCAACTCATCTATGCGATTTCTTTATCGGCCCTATCTTTTTGTCCTTCTTGCCTTTGGGGTGGCTTGTCAGCGGCCATCCGCTTCCTCATCGGCCTATTTTCCGGAAAAGGATAATGCCTGGGCAACCCGCAAGCCCGAACAGGTTGGCATGGATGCGGCCAGGTTAGCCGAGGCTGTTTCCTGGGCCAAGACACAGGAAACCACACAGATGGCACCCGACTTCTCAACGCAGGAAGAAATTTTCGGAAAGCTGCTTGGCCCCATGCCCACAAGCCGTGCAGCCACGAATGGTATTGTGCTCCGGCACGGCTACATTGTGGCCGAATGGGGCGATACCCGCCGGGCTGACCCTACGTATAGCGTGGCCAAAAGTGTGCTCTCTACGATATTGGGCATCACACTCGACCGGAAGTTAATTGGGCGTATCGACGAACCCGTGCGCCAACGGATTGGGGATGGCGGCTACGAGTCCGCTCAGAATAGTCAGGTTACGTGGGAGCACCATGTTCGGCAGACAAGTGAGTGGGAAGGAGAGCTGTGGGGCAAAAATTCCGATTTTGTTGGTAAAGAGGCATTTGGAAAAGGCGAGCGAAAGCCCCGTACCCTGCAAAAGCCCGGTACATTTTATGAGTACAACGATGTGCGGATCAATCGATTTGCGCTTTCATTGCTACGGATCTGGAAGAAACCGATCCCCGAAGTTTTCCGCGACGAAATCATGAACCCGATTGGAGCATCGGATACCTGGCAGTATATTCCGTACCCGAATGCCGTGGCTACCGTCGAGGGGCGGGCAATGCCGTCGGTAAGTGGCGGCACCCGGTGGGGGGGCGGTCTTTGGATCAATACCCGCGACGAGGCTCGTTTTGGTTATCTGATGCTTCGGCAGGGGCGCTGGAACGACCGACAGATTGTGTCTGCCGATTGGGTGAAACAGGCCACGACGCGCGGCCCCGTCGGACCCGATTACGGGTATCTGTGGTGGCTCAATACCGAACAAAAAGCGTGGCCCGACGCTCCCGCTACGAGCTACGCGGCACTGGGAGCCGGGCAGAATACCATCTGGGTCGATCCGGAGCATGATTTAGTGGTTGTGTGGCGTTGGCACAATGGGTCGCCTAATGAGCTGATCAAGCGGGTGCTGGCGGCCGTAAAGGAGAAGTAGTTTTCAACGTACGAAACGTATTTTTTGTACCATGCGTCCCGATTTTACATCTATACAATCACCGGTTTCAATGTCCGAAACGACTCAATCGGCCGTTTCGCGAACCGTACCGGTAACCACAGCTGAAGGAATCAAGCTCAAACCCCGGTTCACGGTGGCTGACCTCGCCCCGGCCGATCACCTGGAGTACGTAGCTGGCATTCCACCTTTTCTGCGTGGACCATACAGTAGCATGTATGTGAGACAACCCTGGACTGTGCGGCAATATGCGGGTTTTTCAACGGCAGAGGCTTCCAATGCATTCTACCGGCGAAACCTCGCAGCTGGGCAGAAAGGATTGTCGGTAGCATTTGACCTGGCTACACACCGAGGGTATGACTCTGATCACCCACGCGTGGTGGGCGACGTTGGTAAAGCGGGCGTAGCCATCGATACGGTCGAGGATATGAAGATTCTGTTCGATCAGATTCCGCTCGATCAGATGTCGGTGTCGATGACAATGAACGGGGCCGTAATTCCGGTGATGGCGTTTTACATCGTGGCTGCCGAGGAACAGGGCGTGTCGCCCGATAAGCTGTCGGGTACCATTCAGAACGACATTCTGAAAGAGTTCATGGTGCGTAACACCTACATCTACCCGCCCGAGCCATCGATGCGGATTGTGGGTGATATTTTCGCCTTTACGAGCCGGTTCATGCCCCGGTTCAACTCGATCAGCATCAGCGGATACCACATGCACGAGGCTGGTGCTCCTGCCCATATCGAACTGGCGTACACGCTTGCCGATGGTCTGGAGTATATCCGAACGGGCTTGGCTGCGGGCATGGGTATCGACGATTTTGCGCCCCGGCTGTCGTTTTTCTGGGGTATTGGCATGAATCATTTCATGGAAATTGCCAAGATGCGGGCGGCCCGGTTGCTGTGGGCCCGGATTGTGCAATCATTTGATCCGAAGAATAAAAAGTCGCTGGCATTGCGGACTCACTGCCAAACGTCGGGCTACAGCCTGACCGAGCAAGACCCGTTCAACAACGTGGCCCGGACAACTATCGAAGCGTTGGCCGCAGCCTTCGGTGGAACCCAGAGTCTGCATACCAACTCGCTCGATGAGGCCATTGCCCTTCCCACCGATTTTTCGGCCCGGATTGCCCGCAACACGCAACTTTACCTACAGCACGAAACCGACATAACCCGCGCCGTTGACCCCTGGGGCGGTTCGTATTATGTGGAAACGCTCACGCATGAGCTTGTGCAAAAAGCCTGGGCTCTTATTGAGGAAGTTGAACAGCTGGGGGGGATGACCAAAGCCATTGAAACCGGTCTGCCCAAGTTACGAATCGAAGAGGCTGCGGCTCGGAAGCAGGCCCGCATCGACGGCGGCAAAGATGTGATTGTGGGTGTAAACCGGTACCAAACTAAATCGGAGACGGAGATTGAACTGCTCGAAGTGGATAATCAGGCAGTTCGGGAGAGTCAGATTGCCCGACTCAAACAGGTCAAAGCCACGCGGAATGAGCAGATGGTAAACGAAGCGTTGGACCGGTTGTATGAAGGCGCGAAGAACCCCACCCAGGGGGGCTCAATGACGTCTAATCTACTGGCATTAGCGGTTGAGGCTGCCCGGTATCGGGCTACGCTGGGCGAAATTTCAGATGCAATGGAGAAAGCATTTGGTCGGCACAAAGCCACGATCCGGGCGGTGTCGGGGGTGTACTCTGCCGAGGTGTCGGATGACGAAAACTTTGCGGCTGCCCGCCAAATGGCCAACCAGTTCGCCGAACTCGATGGTCGACGGCCCCGCATCCTGATTGCCAAAATGGGGCAGGATGGGCACGACCGGGGGGCCAAAGTGATTGCCACGAGCTTTGCTGATTTAGGGTTCGATGTCGACATGGGACCCTTGTTCCAGACGCCAGCGGAAGTAGCCCGGCAAGCCGCCGAAAATGATGTTCATATTGTGGGCGTGTCGAGCCTGGCAGCCGGACACAAAACGCTGGTTCCTCAGCTTATCGATGAACTGCGGACCATTGGCCGTTCGGATATTCTGGTGATTGCCGGAGGGGTTATTCCACCGGCCGATTACCAATACCTGTACGATGCCGGTGTGAAGGGCGTGTTTGGGCCGGGTACGATTATATCCGTGGCAGCCCAGAAAATTCTGGAAGAACTGATGGCCGAAACGCACTAAAAAAAGGCCCTGTTCAAGCGAACAGGGCCTTTTTTTACTACCTACCTAATTGAGAACTTGCTTACGGGTTAGTAGGCAACAGCAACCGGTCGATCACATGGATAACCCCGTTTGAGGCTACCTGATCGGGCGTTACGATATTGGCGGCATTGTTGCCATTACCTTTACCCAGGATGGTCACCTTACCATTGTTAACATTGAAACGGACCGTAGCTCCGTTGGCGGTAGCTACATCAGCACCGTTCTGGAACGTCTGCGAGAAAGCGCGATAGTTCAGAACGTGGTACGACAGAATGTCGGCCAGACGTTTTGGATCTGCAGCCCGGATAGCGGCCTCATCGGCAAAACCAGCGGCCTTAAACGCATCGTTGGTTGGTGCGAAGATGGTCACACCGTTTTGCGAATCACCCGACAGGATCGTCTGGATCGAAGTTCCTGCGCGCTCAGCGGCTACAGCCAGGAACGACAGGTTAGCGTTTGCTTTGGCTACATCGGTAGCGTTAGCCGTAGGTGGCATCAATACACGATTGATAATGTGCACCACGCTGCTTACCGTTGGGTTGTTACCCTGTGTAATCTTGGCAGAGTTGACACTAATGTCCGAAGCACTCGCCTTATAAACCGTGAGTCGGGCGTTGGCCAATGCCGTCTGGTACGATGTGTTAACGGCCGTCGGAAAAGCGGGGAGGTCAATAACAGAGCCGACAATGTGGTACCGGAGAATCCGTTGCAGATCGGCTACGGGGGCTGCGCTTACAGCGGCCTCACTGGCATACCCTGCGGCCCGGAACGCTTCGTCGGACGGCGCGAACAACGTAATACCACCTTTGTTGACCTCATCAGTCAAGCCAGCGCGGGCAATAGCAGCTTCCAGGAAGTTCAGATTAGCCTGTTGACTTACATACGTAGCTGTTGGGAACACGGTACCTGGTGTAGTGCTTGTACCCGTACCTGGCGTGGTGCTTGTGCCCGTCCCCGGCGTAGTGGTTGTACCTGTGCCCGGGGTAGTAGTTGTACCTGTTCCAGGGGTTGTTACGGTACCGGAACCCGGACCCGTGGTGCCCGTTGTTGGGGCGGGGTCTACAACCTGATTGCTACAGCTGTACAAGAATGGAGCTGTGCTGAGTAAAGCGGCCGCTAAGGCTTGGCGAACCAGGCGACCAGAAAGTTTAACATTCATACGTTGAGAGGTTTTGTTATATAGTTTACTCCAATACGCCCGATGTTGCCGGGCGGACTGTTAATGCTCCAACGCTCCAGAAAAATAGATTGTTGTATTGTTTTAGTAACCTTATGGCGGGTGTATTACATTAGTAGGGTTTTTTGTTGATGGGTATTTTATGTGGATTTTAGTTTATTTGTGATATGTAAAATATTGATATTGAGGTATTTAATTTTGTATCTTATTCTGGTATATTTTTAATAAAATAGAGGGCTGACATAAGAGGATAAGCCCCCGTTGTTACTTCCCATTTTTGAGCGAGTGGCCTACATAGCTAAGATCAAAAAGGGGCTGTTCCCGGGAAAATTATATTTGTACCTGTACTCTCGCGTCAGGTTTTTGGAAGCCCAAATAATAAGCTACGTGAGTTATGGAAAATAGCAGACGCGCGGTTCCCCGCCGGGACCCGTCTGACCACAAACTTAAGAGTCCCCAGTCAGGCTGAGCCCGTCGAATCAGAACGCAGAAGCAGCCCTATGTGTCAGCAACTAACTATCAAACAATCAGTTACGAAAAGCCATTCCGTAATTCACGTTAAGTTGCTGCAACAAAAAAAGCGGAGCCACTCGGTCAAGTGACTCCGCTTAGGTCAGCCGGGCGCTGATTTTACCAGACCGGGTTTAATACGAATCAATAATTTGCTGCGGCAGCACTTTAACATCAATACCGGTCGCTTTTTTCAAGGCTGCATGGTTGTTGCGCCCGTCGATATAAGCCGGGTTTACCTCAATCGACTTGTTGTAGTAGTACGAGGCCAGTTCCAGCTTCCGGCGGTCAGCACCGCCTTCGTTTTGGTAAATAACCCCGAGGTTGTTGTAGGCTGGCGCATACGCATTGGCCGCCCGGATCGTCTGCTTGTAGTAATACACAGCCGAGTCGCGGTTCGGAATAATTTTCTGAAACACGTAAGCCATAGAGAAATAAGCCTCACCAAAGCCCGGATAAATCTGCGTAGCTTCTTTCAGGTGATCGAGGGCCCACCGGCCGTGCTTGTTGGCTGCGGCCACATTGGTATCAATGAGCACCTGCGCTTTTTTTACCATGTCAGCCCTCTTTTGGTTGTCTGTCAGTTTAACCACAGCTGCATTGGTCGCGTTGGCAATCGAATCGGCTTTAGCCCGGTCTTTCAGCCCTTTTTCAATCCATTCGTTGGCCACGTGCCGTTGTACCTGACAGCTACTTGGCGAGTAGGGCAAGGCAGAGTTAAACAGCACGAAGTTGTTTTTCCAGTCTTCGTTGCGCGTTACGGTCTTGAACGAATACAGCCCCAGCACCACTGTCAGCAAGGCAATCAGCGGAGCGTACTGAGCCAGTACCGGGCGAGGGGTAGAGGCTCCCGACGCGTCGGATTGGGTAGCTGCTAAGGCCGGTATTTTCGCAAAAAGCTGTTGCAGGCCCCAAACCACAACGATAGCGAAGCCCAACACGGCGGCAAACAGGAAACGTTCGGCCAGGATACCACCCCGCATCCAGATAAAGCCCAGACCCGGCGCCATAGCCACGAAGAACCAGAACAAGGCGAAACCCCAGACCGTCCTGCGGAAGAAACCCTTAATGGTAAGGTAAATCAGGCCGAGCATCAGAATCAGGCCTGTTACTACGAGCATGGTCTGCGTGCCTTTCGATGACGGAATCACGTTGTACGAATAATCATACACGAGCGGGTGCGGCAGAAACAGCAGCTTCAGGTAATACGCAAAGAACTTAAACGTACTCCGTATCTGCGTACCTTCGATAGCGTAAGGGTAGTTGGCCCAGTCGACAGGAGGTTTGCCGCTCAACGTACCAATCATTTGTAACTTTTGGTAGAAGAACAAGGCGGCTACGATCAGGAATGGCCACAAACTCAGCAGTGACCGCCAGATGTTGCGCCGGGCAAAGAAATACTGTGCGGCCGGGATAAAGGCGATACTGACAATAGACGACTCTTTCGAAAGAAATGCGAAGTAAAGAGAGGCACAGGCCAAACCGAGCCAGCTTGTCACGAGGAGGCTACCTGTTGCCGCGCCCAGACCAATCCAGATTGCCTTACCGGTTGTAATCTCGGGAATCCCCCGCGTACTCGCCATAAAGACGGCCCCAATTACGGCGGCAACGGTAGTCAGAGCAACGCCTGTGAGTTTAGCATTGATCTCGGGGTTATTCCACCACAATTCCTGCGTACCAACTTTCTTCGAGTACTGCGCTGACAGCCCCGCCGTTACCAGCAAGCTGCCCAGTACACCCGCTGCGGCAATGCGGAAAATTTCGAGCAGGTTAACACCGGCTTCGATCTGATTGGGAAGGCTCACGCTGTCTTTCCCGATGATACCCCACACCAGTGAACCACCGAGTAAACCACCAATAAGGCTAACCACTGCCCCGGCTGCCAGCCGCGCATCGGGCTTGATCCAGCCCCAGCGATTGGTTTCGAGGTAACGCCAGTGAAACAGTAACATGAGCGAAATAAACAGGAAGCTCAAAATTTCGTCGCGCCCTTTAATATTAGCGACAATCTCGGTATGAACCGGATGGGCTATGAAAATCAGACCAATGAGTAAAGCCGTAATGATTTGCCCCGTGCGGTTGGGCTGTGCGCCCTCAATAGCTAGGCCATCGGTAGTTTGTTTGGCAGGCTGTACAAACCATTTTTGCAGCAGCATACCCAGTACCAAACCGATAATGGCGTACAGAATCGTGTTGATCTGGTGATTCAGACCGGAGTTGCTACCGGCAAATTCGTGTTCAATGGCAAACGTGATCAGCGATAGCGGACGGTAATACCCGAGCGAGATATTGCTGAAGTGCCAGAATTCAGTACGAAGGAGATCGGGAATCCCTTTAAGACCGGCCTTCACGAATAAGTTTTGGCTGATGGCCGCAATATCGTCGAGGGCGTATCCGTGATTGAACGTGTTGACGTAGAGCAAAAAGCCGACAAGGGCCAACACCACCGGGGGCCACCAGGCAACGGGCCGGGTTGGAATCGGCAACGAAACCTCCGGCTCCGATGGAGCGGCCGCTTTGGGGGGCGTAGGCTTCACAAACGTCGATTGAGGGCGTGGAGCCGTTGCTGCGGTACCGCCGACCCGAATTGGCGGGGGCGGAGTAGGGCGGGCGTTCGGCGTTGAGTTAGGGGCAGGTCTTGACGAAGAAGGCTGCTTTTTTTTCGACATGACAAAAGGAAAAAGTACGAGTATTCAGTCTATTGGTATGCAACGAGCGAGTGAAGCATTTCAACGCCCGTTGAGGTAGAGGCACAGTTTAACCCCTGTAAAGTTCAAAAAGGATGCTAAAAAAAGCAATTTGTTACTCAACTCATTTCGGTCTTGTTCTGGCAACGGCATTGCTGTTAAGTCTTAATCAGGGTTGCCGAACCATGATTCCGCAACCCGGCGGATCGACCACCAACAACACACAACCCACCCGCGACGATAATCTGGCCATGGGCAATCCGAGTGGTGCATCGGTGGGTGACCCTAACAATTACCTCATGATCAAGTCGGCTTATACCCTCTCGTACAATCGCCGTCGGGGTATTGCCAACTGGGTAAGCTGGCACCTGAGCACTGCCTGGAAAGGAACCGTTCGCCGAGGCAACGATTTTCGGGCCGATGCCACCCTCCCGCGCGATTGGCCTATCATCCAGACGGCCGATTACACCAACACCGGTTTCGACCGGGGGCATCTTTGTCCTTCCGACGACCGCGACGGATCAGCGGAGGACAACAGTGCTACGTTTTTACTGACCAATATCGTGCCAGAAGCTCCACGACATAACCGCGAAGTGTGGAAAGAGCTTGAAGATTATTGCCGGAATCTGCTCAACGGCAACAATGAACTGTATATCGTGGCTGGTACGAGCGGTACGGGCGGCACCGGGGCAAATGGAGAAGCAAGTAAACTGGCCGATGGTAAGCTGACTGTGCCGGCCTCGCTCTGGAAAGTAATTGTTGTGCTGCCCGTGGGGTCTAATGATCTGCAACGGATCAACAGCAATACCCGGGTGATTGCGGTAAATATTCCGAACCGGCAAACGGCCGCCGATAAGCCCTGGTATGCATACACCCTCAGTATCGATGATCTGGAGCGCCGTACCGGCTACGATTTCCTGTCGAATCTGCCTGCCGAGTTGCAACAAATACTCGAAAGCCGGATTGATGGGGGAGTGAATTAGGTAGAAAAGGAGAAGGAAGGAAAGGGAGAAGGGAGAGCTAATTTCCCTTTTTTCCTTTCCTCCCTTCTTCCTTTCCCTTCCTTTTTACAATTGCGGAATCCGCAGTACCTGATTTGGGTAAATCAGGTCAGGATCTTTGAGCATGGGTTTGTTGGCTTCGAAAATGACGCCGTATTTCATGGGATCACCGTACACCTCTTTCGAGATTTTTGACAGCGAATCGCCCTCTTTAACCGTGTAATAACGTGCTTCTGGGGTTGGGTCGGCAACTTCCAGCTGATTGTCTACCACCTGAACGCCCTCAACGTTACCTACAGCCAACGCAATTTTCTCGGCATCTTCCTGGGTTTTCACTTCCCCTTCCAGAATCACCGTATCGCCTTTGGTTTTAACCGTCAGTTTGTTGTAGGCTAAGCCAAGTTGCTTCACGTGGTTGAGCAGCGCCTGTGCTTTCAGGGGCTCAACTTCAGCTTGTTTGGCGGGCTCGGCGGCTGGCGCTTCGTGCTCTTTGCCGAAGATTTTCTCACCAACGCCTTTAAAAAAATTTAATAGACCCATCGTTTTTATAGATTAATGTGAAACATGAGTTAACGGGGCAAAGAACAGAAATCGCTTTTAAAAGTCAACCCCGTACGCTCATCCGTATCGTTTTATTAACCTTCCGTTAATCTGAATATTTATACAAAATCGATTCTGAAAGCCCAGAAACGGGTACTTTTGCGTTCTTTTACATGAAAGTATAATTTTTCCATTGTTTAATTTACTTAAGATGGTAAATAACAAACAGTTACGATGGGGGCTGGTGCTGGGCACTCTGTTGGGTGTGTCGGCTTGTTCCAACGATATTGACCCAAATGCCGGGTTACCTACCCCAACTCGGGGCGAAGCTGACTTTACGAAGTATGTAGCCGTAGGAAACTCGCTCACGGCTGGCTACCAGGATGGGGGCTTGTACCGTGAGGGGCAGCTGAGCTCATATCCGGCTTTGCTGGCAGGCCAGTTTAAAACGGCAGGAGGGGGCGAGTTTGTACAGCCGTTGTTTGCCGAGGCTCAGGCAAATGGTTCGGGTTATCTGAAGCTGACCAGCCTGACGCCTACTACGGGAATTGTGTTGCCGGGGGCGGCCCGCGGTGGTCAAACTACGGGTGGCCAACTGCTGCTGACTAAGTACAGCGGAGCAAATCAGAACCTGGGCGTACCGGGTATCCGTATGGCCGACATTCAGCGGCCGGGTTACGGAAGTGTACAGGGCAACGCGTTTTTCGAGCGGTTACTGCCCGATAATTCGACCACAACGTATCTGCAATACGTGAGCGATAATCTCAACGGGGCTACGTTTTTTAGCTGCTGGTTGGGTAACAACGACGCCCTGGGGTATGCAACTTCTGGCGGGGTATCGCCCCTGACCGACGAAGCCGTTTTCAATACGAATTACACGGCCATGCTCAACAAACTAACTGAAAACAACCGCAAGGGTATTGTAATCGGGATTCCGCCGGTTTCGGTGGTGCCCTTCTTTACCACGGTAACATTGCCTCAACTGTTGGCGCAGGTGAATGCGGCTGTTCAGCAGCAGGCTCCCGGCACGCCGTCAATCACGGCGCTGGTGATTCAGTCGCCGGCGGCTCCGGGTGGCGTACGCGCTACCAAGTCCGGTGATCTGCTGTTACTACAGCCGTTCATTTCGGGTGAATACAACAAAATCGGATCAACCTCGGCAGGTACAGGTCGCGGACCCTACGGGCTATCGGCTACGAACCCGCTACCCTCGCAGTTTGTGCTCGATGCCGAAGAGGTGACGTTGCTCAATGCCCGCATCGCTGCGTTTAACCAAACTATGAAAACGGGAGC
It includes:
- a CDS encoding TonB-dependent receptor, encoding MQLRQTALLYSFLLPFISYTAPTALAKSSGTPTVFADDNEGPVTTGGLQGQIRDQNGEPAAGLTIQLKGTVRALSTDANGNFDFRSLPTGTYTLVASGVGIQPLEQKVEVRRSETTTLTLTVQESILQLAEVRIRAAKGLRERETLPEISTTAIYAGKKSEVINLAALDANLVTNNSRQVFSKTPGVMVWESDGSGMQVGVSVRGLSPNRSWEFNVRQNGVDISSDPFGYPEAYYNPPMEAVERIELVRGGASLQYGPQFGGLLNYVLKPAAQDKPFSFETQQSVGSYGMFSTYNRVSGTSGRLQYNAYVHYRRADGWRQNSRYGIFNGFASISYAVTNKLRLGFEVSQLYNESQQPGGLTDAQFAQDARQSSRARNWFSTPWTVPTLKAEYAFSDNTRLTATLHGLIGERNSIGFTSAITTTDAPDATGQQANRQIDRDLYKNWGGEVRLVSRYNWLGQQHALATGVKYFNGHTHRTQQGRGDRGSDFNLDLQTELFPRDLSLRVTNVAAFAESMFRLNKRWTVTPGLRLESLQNDISGRLSFAANGSENRVAQQSSRQFLLAGIGTEFKLAQDISLYANASQAYRPVLFSDLTPAAVTDFVVDPNLRDARGYSVDAGVRGKFRNYLNFDVSYYFVNYNDRIGTLSLVNEAGRTYQYRTNIGRSVSRGVEAYLEFDPIVALAGRSAVGYLSLFTSLGFTDARYRNLRTTSVTNGQVNETNLRDRFVENAPEFIGRFGVNYSYRGFTLTALMNRVGKAYSDANNTEKASANAQTGLIPAYRVFDLSASLNLKKRYIIRAGVNNLTDERYFTRRAGGYPGPGLLPADGRTGYLSVGLKL
- a CDS encoding serine hydrolase domain-containing protein: MRFLYRPYLFVLLAFGVACQRPSASSSAYFPEKDNAWATRKPEQVGMDAARLAEAVSWAKTQETTQMAPDFSTQEEIFGKLLGPMPTSRAATNGIVLRHGYIVAEWGDTRRADPTYSVAKSVLSTILGITLDRKLIGRIDEPVRQRIGDGGYESAQNSQVTWEHHVRQTSEWEGELWGKNSDFVGKEAFGKGERKPRTLQKPGTFYEYNDVRINRFALSLLRIWKKPIPEVFRDEIMNPIGASDTWQYIPYPNAVATVEGRAMPSVSGGTRWGGGLWINTRDEARFGYLMLRQGRWNDRQIVSADWVKQATTRGPVGPDYGYLWWLNTEQKAWPDAPATSYAALGAGQNTIWVDPEHDLVVVWRWHNGSPNELIKRVLAAVKEK
- the scpA gene encoding methylmalonyl-CoA mutase, giving the protein MRPDFTSIQSPVSMSETTQSAVSRTVPVTTAEGIKLKPRFTVADLAPADHLEYVAGIPPFLRGPYSSMYVRQPWTVRQYAGFSTAEASNAFYRRNLAAGQKGLSVAFDLATHRGYDSDHPRVVGDVGKAGVAIDTVEDMKILFDQIPLDQMSVSMTMNGAVIPVMAFYIVAAEEQGVSPDKLSGTIQNDILKEFMVRNTYIYPPEPSMRIVGDIFAFTSRFMPRFNSISISGYHMHEAGAPAHIELAYTLADGLEYIRTGLAAGMGIDDFAPRLSFFWGIGMNHFMEIAKMRAARLLWARIVQSFDPKNKKSLALRTHCQTSGYSLTEQDPFNNVARTTIEALAAAFGGTQSLHTNSLDEAIALPTDFSARIARNTQLYLQHETDITRAVDPWGGSYYVETLTHELVQKAWALIEEVEQLGGMTKAIETGLPKLRIEEAAARKQARIDGGKDVIVGVNRYQTKSETEIELLEVDNQAVRESQIARLKQVKATRNEQMVNEALDRLYEGAKNPTQGGSMTSNLLALAVEAARYRATLGEISDAMEKAFGRHKATIRAVSGVYSAEVSDDENFAAARQMANQFAELDGRRPRILIAKMGQDGHDRGAKVIATSFADLGFDVDMGPLFQTPAEVARQAAENDVHIVGVSSLAAGHKTLVPQLIDELRTIGRSDILVIAGGVIPPADYQYLYDAGVKGVFGPGTIISVAAQKILEELMAETH
- a CDS encoding fasciclin domain-containing protein, producing MNVKLSGRLVRQALAAALLSTAPFLYSCSNQVVDPAPTTGTTGPGSGTVTTPGTGTTTTPGTGTTTTPGTGTSTTPGTGTSTTPGTVFPTATYVSQQANLNFLEAAIARAGLTDEVNKGGITLFAPSDEAFRAAGYASEAAVSAAPVADLQRILRYHIVGSVIDLPAFPTAVNTSYQTALANARLTVYKASASDISVNSAKITQGNNPTVSSVVHIINRVLMPPTANATDVAKANANLSFLAVAAERAGTSIQTILSGDSQNGVTIFAPTNDAFKAAGFADEAAIRAADPKRLADILSYHVLNYRAFSQTFQNGADVATANGATVRFNVNNGKVTILGKGNGNNAANIVTPDQVASNGVIHVIDRLLLPTNP